Proteins co-encoded in one Spiroplasma gladiatoris genomic window:
- a CDS encoding MBL fold metallo-hydrolase: MIKAFTDKNFKDANAYLIYNEKNQGILIDTANNSYKEIISFCKKKRITLTDVFITHGHFAHFYGINEISKKLNVQNVYVSREDLTMLFDPHKNASTFFNSLNGAWSAKPLKNLKVIVEDCEWVINEYLLNIKIKSGHTSGSLIIEVPELKAIFNGDSLFLHHDVISVTNSPVEEQKILENIKWIFQTYTKEHTFYPGHYDYGFTIEDVLERDNYIKKKYIRLFNEIKKSNI, encoded by the coding sequence ATGATTAAAGCTTTTACAGATAAAAATTTTAAAGATGCAAATGCTTATTTAATTTACAATGAAAAAAATCAAGGAATACTAATAGACACTGCGAATAATAGTTATAAAGAAATAATAAGTTTTTGTAAGAAAAAAAGAATTACTTTAACAGATGTTTTTATAACTCATGGTCATTTTGCTCACTTTTATGGAATTAATGAAATTAGTAAGAAACTAAATGTTCAAAACGTATATGTTAGTAGAGAAGATTTAACAATGCTTTTTGATCCTCATAAAAATGCTAGTACTTTTTTCAATAGCTTAAATGGAGCATGAAGTGCAAAACCTCTTAAAAATCTTAAAGTAATTGTTGAAGATTGTGAATGAGTAATCAACGAATATTTGTTAAATATTAAAATAAAAAGTGGTCATACAAGCGGTTCTTTAATAATTGAGGTACCAGAATTAAAAGCAATTTTTAATGGAGATAGTTTATTTTTACATCATGATGTAATTAGTGTTACAAATTCGCCAGTTGAAGAACAAAAAATCTTAGAAAACATTAAATGAATTTTTCAAACATACACTAAGGAACATACATTTTATCCAGGGCACTATGATTATGGTTTTACAATTGAAGATGTTTTAGAAAGAGATAATTATATTAAGAAAAAATATATTAGATTATTTAATGAAATAAAAAAATCAAACATTTAA
- the plsY gene encoding glycerol-3-phosphate 1-O-acyltransferase PlsY — MFIIGTILVSVIGYLIGSFSFSITIVKLKTKEDIREFGSKNAGATNASRKLGKKWGIVIMLLDASKIFIVAFIALGFTYIPSDAFKYTSFYIPAFFALVGHCFPVYYKFKGGKAVSCFLGLTALINWTICLIFFLVWVILILIFRIVSVSSIFGSIIAMIMIWIPILSGSESITLTNDEWINGYEFFGPLAGTFKSTLVWMNLLHTHSSQINYAESYLVICLIVTFSTILLIYRHKDNIKKLINKTEVTIFNYKKEDNEKSNILKS; from the coding sequence ATGTTTATCATTGGAACTATTCTAGTGTCGGTTATTGGTTATTTAATAGGTAGTTTCAGTTTTTCAATAACTATTGTTAAATTGAAAACAAAAGAAGATATTAGAGAATTTGGAAGTAAAAATGCAGGAGCTACAAACGCAAGTAGAAAATTAGGAAAAAAATGAGGTATCGTAATAATGTTATTAGATGCTTCTAAAATATTTATTGTTGCATTTATTGCATTGGGATTTACTTATATTCCAAGCGACGCTTTTAAATATACAAGTTTTTATATTCCTGCTTTTTTCGCTCTGGTTGGCCACTGTTTTCCAGTATATTATAAATTTAAAGGCGGAAAAGCTGTTAGTTGTTTTTTAGGATTAACTGCCTTGATTAATTGAACAATTTGTTTAATTTTTTTCTTGGTTTGAGTTATATTGATATTAATCTTTAGAATTGTAAGTGTTTCATCAATTTTTGGATCAATAATTGCTATGATTATGATTTGAATACCAATTTTATCAGGATCAGAATCAATTACACTCACAAATGATGAGTGGATAAATGGATATGAGTTTTTTGGTCCTTTAGCAGGTACTTTTAAATCAACCTTAGTTTGAATGAATTTATTACATACTCACTCATCTCAAATTAATTATGCAGAAAGTTATTTAGTGATATGTTTAATAGTAACATTTTCTACAATTTTATTAATTTATAGACATAAAGATAATATTAAGAAATTGATTAATAAAACAGAAGTAACAATATTCAATTATAAAAAAGAAGATAATGAAAAATCAAACATTTTAAAAAGTTAA